The Helianthus annuus cultivar XRQ/B chromosome 16, HanXRQr2.0-SUNRISE, whole genome shotgun sequence genome includes a window with the following:
- the LOC110917006 gene encoding exocyst complex component EXO70B1 has translation MAATIEGQDRVLATAQQIVKSLNINTQATEDMILILSNFDNRLSNITDLIESGEENQQIVDQQFEIAEKVILRHDSGSFGESCADSGEYLDAVDTIINLTESLNIRSELDSEVMDRAENALQLAMSKLEDEFLHVLVRNTVPLDVERLYGSIRKGSGSFVVSEVNEVEYGEDFESYREDDDGGSSAYYHDRGVSLGGDVYVELVYSDAIKELKAIADRMIRSGYEKECCQVYSNVRRDVLDECLSILGVEKLSIEEVQKIEWKILDEKMKKWIQAVKVVVKVLLFGEKQLCEQVFSESELIKEISFVETAKGCVMQLLNFGEAVAIGQRSSEKLFRILDMYDVVADVLPDFEMLFTDESGESVCNEVKVVLSGLGEAAIGTFVEFENAVKGENSRRALQGGEIHPVTRYVMNYIKLLVDYSETLNTLLPNSQDHDLNSEVPDDIDSGDTLSPISCRLLSLITSLEANLEEKSRLYDDNSLRYIFLMNNILYIVQKVKDSELRNLLGDRWIRKHRGQIRQWHTSYLRSAWGKALMCLKDEGIGGGSSSASKLVLKERFKNFNACFEEIYRVQSLWRVPDAQLREELRISISEKVLPAYRSFFGRFGSQLESGRHAGKYVKYTPDDLEHYLSDLFEGKPTVLNNVKRKGT, from the coding sequence ATGGCGGCCACCATAGAAGGTCAAGACAGAGTTCTAGCAACAGCTCAACAGATCGTCAAAAGTCTCAACATCAACACACAAGCAACGGAAGATATGATCCTGATCTTATCAAACTTCGACAATCGGTTATCTAACATCACCGATTTGATCGAATCCggtgaagaaaatcaacaaatcGTCGATCAACAGTTTGAAATCGCCGAGAAGGTGATTCTCCGCCACGATTCTGGAAGCTTCGGTGAAAGTTGTGCGGATTCCGGTGAGTATTTAGATGCTGTTGATACGATTATTAATTTGACTGAAAGTTTGAATATTCGGTCTGAGTTGGATAGTGAGGTTATGGATCGTGCTGAAAACGCGTTGCAGTTAGCGATGTCGAAGCTTGAGGATGAGTTTTTGCATGTTTTGGTTCGGAATACGGTTCCTCTTGATGTTGAGAGGCTGTATGGTTCGATCCGTAAAGGTTCGGGATCGTTTGTGGTTAGCGAGGTTAATGAGGTTGAATATGGGGAGGATTTTGAGAGTTATAGGGAAGATGATGATGGAGGAAGTAGTGCATATTATCATGATAGAGGTGTGAGTTTAGGAGGTGATGTTTATGTCGAGTTGGTTTATAGTGATGCGATTAAGGAGTTGAAAGCGATTGCGGATCGGATGATTCGGTCGGGATATGAGAAAGAGTGTTGTCAGGTGTATAGTAATGTGCGGCGTGATGTgttggacgagtgtttgtcgatTCTCGGGGTTGAGAAGTTGAGTATTGAGGAAGTGCAGAAGATTGAGTGGAAAATACTGGATGAGAAGATGAAGAAGTGGATACAGGCGGTTAAAGTTGTGGTTAAAGTTCTTTTGTTTGGGGAGAAACAGTTGTGTGAACAGGTTTTTAGCGAGTCTGAATTGATTAAAGAGATTAGTTTTGTTGAGACTGCGAAAGGGTGTGTGATGCAGCTTTTGAATTTCGGGGAGGCGGTTGCCATTGGGCAGAGATCTTCGGAGAAATTGTTTCGGATTCTTGACATGTATGATGTTGTTGCAGATGTTTTACCGGATTTTGAAATGCTTTTTACTGATGAGTCTGGTGAGTCGGTTTGCAATGAAGTGAAGGTTGTTTTAAGCGGGTTGGGTGAAGCAGCGATTGGGACGTTTGTCGAGTTCGAGAATGCTGTGAAGGGGGAAAATTCGAGAAGAGCTTTACAGGGTGGGGAGATTCATCCGGTAACACGTTATGTTATGAATTATATTAAATTACTGGTTGATTATAGCGAAACGTTGAACACCCTGTTGCCAAATAGTCAAGACCATGATCTGAATTCTGAAGTACCCGATGATATCGACAGTGGTGATACCTTATCTCCTATTTCATGTCGGTTGCTATCACTAATTACTTCTTTAGAAGCGAACCTTGAAGAGAAATCAAGACTGTATGATGATAACTCTCTGCGATACATATTCTTGATGAACAACATCCTTTACATCGTTCAAAAGGTAAAAGATTCCGAGCTTAGAAACCTTTTGGGTGATCGGTGGATTCGGAAACATCGTGGGCAGATTCGTCAATGGCACACAAGTTATCTTAGATCAGCATGGGGGAAAGCATTGATGTGTTTGAAGGATGAAGGGATTGGTGGGGGATCAAGTAGTGCGTCCAAATTAGTTCTTAAAGAAAGATTCAAAAACTTTAATGCGTGTTTTGAAGAAATTTACAGGGTACAGTCTCTTTGGAGGGTCCCTGATGCTCAACTTCGTGAAGAACTTCGAATATCAATATCT